The stretch of DNA TATTAGCTTCACGTCGTGCAAAAGGCAGAAAAAGATTAACCGTTTCTGACGAAAAAAGACATAAAGCGTAATTGATATTGGCCCAATGGCCTTCCTGAGGCCGGTTATTTCACTCGGATTTGCCATTTTAGTCCGCATAAAATCCGGTTCCTTATATCAATGAATACTTTCAAAAAAGAAGAACGATTGTGTAGTAAAAAGCTTATTGGTGAGCTTCTACAAAATGGTTCTTCTTTTTTAGTTTATCCCTTCAGAGTTGTATGGGTAAACCAGCCCGCCGACTTACCCCGCCCCTTCCCGGCTCAAATCCTAATCAGTGTTTCAAAAAAACGCTTTAAAAGAGCAAACAAGCGTAATTATATTAAGCGACTTGTTCGTGAAGCCTATCGTGTAAATAAGCAAGAATTTCTTTATCATTCTTTAGAAGAACAAAATATGGCTGTTGCTTTTATGTGCAGCTACATTGGGAACGAGATTTTTACATACACTGAATTAGAAAAAAAACTTAAATTACTGCTCGAACGTTTAAAGAAAGAAGTGGTAAAAAGTTTACCGAAAGTTTAATGCTGAACAGAGTTTTAAATTACATTTTCATAGCACTTATACGGTTTTATCAATACGCCATATCCCCTCTTTTAGGCCAAAATTGCAGGTTTACTCCTACCTGTTCGCAATATGGAGTTGATGCAATAAAGAAACACGGCCCATGGAAAGGTGGTTGGC from Solitalea canadensis DSM 3403 encodes:
- a CDS encoding ribonuclease P protein component, producing MNTFKKEERLCSKKLIGELLQNGSSFLVYPFRVVWVNQPADLPRPFPAQILISVSKKRFKRANKRNYIKRLVREAYRVNKQEFLYHSLEEQNMAVAFMCSYIGNEIFTYTELEKKLKLLLERLKKEVVKSLPKV
- the yidD gene encoding membrane protein insertion efficiency factor YidD, whose protein sequence is MLNRVLNYIFIALIRFYQYAISPLLGQNCRFTPTCSQYGVDAIKKHGPWKGGWLTIKRISRCHPWGGHGHDPVP